The Oncorhynchus masou masou isolate Uvic2021 unplaced genomic scaffold, UVic_Omas_1.1 unplaced_scaffold_10001, whole genome shotgun sequence genomic sequence GGGTTAGAGCCCTGCTCGGGGACAGGGTTAGAGCCCTGCTCAGGGACAGGAGTTAGAGCCCTGCTCAGGGACAGGGTTAGAGCCCTGCTCGGGGACAGGGTTAGAGCCCTGCTCAGGGACAGGGTTAGAGCCCTGCTCAGGGCCAGGGTTAGAGCCCTGCTCAGGGCCAGGGTTATGGGGACAGGGTTAGAGCCCTGCTCAGGGCCAGGGTTATGGGGACAGGGTTAGAGCCCTGCTCAGGGCCAGGGTTATGGGGACAGGGTTAGAGCCCTGCTCGGGGACAGAGGAAGGAAAAGGCTAGTACTCACCAGTTTAAAATCCTGAATGCTACATATGAAGTAGGAGTGTTGGTCCTACGTGCTCTCATATATACACAatctgaaacacagagagagagacagttagaggatgatagagtagacagcagcagctctagctGTGTGAGAGGGGCGGGACTCGGTGTGAGAGGGGGGACTCGGTGTGAGAGGGGGGACTCGgtgtgagagtgggggggggAAATCGGTGTGAGAGtggggagggagtggggggaaTCGGTGTGGAGAGTGGGGGGACTCGGTGTGAGAGTGGGGGGGAGAATCGGTGTGAGAgtggggaggggagtggggggggaATCGGTGTGAGAGTGGAATCGGTGTGGGGGAATCGGTGTGAGAGTGGGGGGGAATCGGTGTGAGAGTGGGGGGAATCGGTGTGAGAGTGGGGGGGACTTGGTGTGAGAGGGGGGGGACTTGGTGTGAGAGGGGGGGACTTGGTGTGAGAGGGGGGACTTGGTGTGAGAGGGGGGACTTGGTGTGAGAGGGGGGACTTGGTGTGAGAGGGGGGACTTGGTGTGAGAGGGGGGGGACTTGGTGTGAGAGGGGGGGACTTGGTGTGAGAGGGGGGACTtggtgtgagagaggggggggacttggtgtgagagagggggaCTTGGTGTGAGAGGGGGACTTGGTGTGAGAGGGGGGACTTGGTGTGAGAGGGGGGACTtggtgt encodes the following:
- the LOC135528637 gene encoding uncharacterized protein LOC135528637; amino-acid sequence: LLCLLLSHRVLPPSHRVLPPHTKSPPSLTPSPPSHTKSPLSHQVPLSHQVPLSHTKSPPSLTPSPPSHTKSPPLTPSPPPLTPSPPSHTKSPLSHQVPPLTPSPPSHTKSPPLTPSPPPLTPSPPHSHTDSPHSHTDSPPLSHRFPHTDSTLTPIPPPLPSPLSHRFSPPLSHRVPPLSTPIPPTPSPLSHRFPPPTLTPSPPSHTESPLSHRVPPLSHS